Part of the Melitaea cinxia chromosome 6, ilMelCinx1.1, whole genome shotgun sequence genome is shown below.
aaaagatactaataatatttttaaggccGAGGcacaaaatttgaattttagtaAATCAACACAAGCAGCAAAAATCATAAACGACTGGGTATGTAAAGAAAAAGAGAATAATGGAAAAAatagacaaacatttattaacAACGATTATTGTCTATAAGTACTTACGTAAattctaaaactaaaattaaagctCTTTGAGTCTTCTACTTtcttaaccgatttccaaaaaaggaggaagttctcaattcggctgtatttttttttatatatgttacatcagaacttttgaccgtgtggaccgatttcgacaaattttcttttaatcgaaaggtggtgtgtgccaattggtcccatttaaatttatttgagatctaacaactacttttcgagttatatctaataatgcgtttttacttgacgcttttttcgtcgacctacgttgtattataccgcataactttctactggatgtaccgattttaataattctttttttgtcggaaaggagatatcccaagtttagtactatgataaggaaactaggatctgatgatgggatttcaaagaaatcgagggaaactgttgaaaatccgcaataactttttactgggtgtatcgattttaataatttttaattttattgagatctgataactactttttgagtaatctttgataacgcgtagttacttgactattttttcgtcgatccacgttgttattactcgtcgatgtaattgaagtcggttttttttcgtttgcgagcaaacacaattatttttatacaaaaattaaaacgtgTTTTCATTTACAGGTAGCATTGAAAACTCACGACTTGATTCAAGATCTGGTATCATCTGATACGCTCAGTAATAATACGCGCTTAGTTCTAGTGAATGCTATTTATTTTAAggtaagataaatataaaaacaaaaaatacactaCAATTAAATGTAAACTAGCCATGATGAACATAACATTGATGAAAATGTGAATACATAATttcaaaagatattttattattctttctaTAGGGTAATTGGATATATCCCTTTAAAGAGGAAAACACAAAACAACGAgatttctttgtaaataaagaCAAAACAGTAAAAGTAAACATGATGAATCAAATCGGATCATTTTACTACGCTGAAATAAACAAACCCAACATTCAGgtaatgtaagtttgtttacgCAGTTTAACTTCGTTACGTTTCCACTtgtcataattaattattgcagGTTTTACAATTGCCGTACGAAAACAGAAACTTGACGTATTTAGTATGTTTACCAAAATCTAAAGACGGTATCAACGAATTAATAAACGCAGTACGAGACTCATCGTTATCCACTTTAAAAACTGCTATTGGTAGTTTAAAGTCTAGAAGTGTGAATGTTTCTATACCAAGCATGGAAATTACTACCATAACAAATTTAGGAGATGTTCTACCCAAGgtgaaagttattttaattttataattaattaaaaaattggaaTCATAATATCTTAACATATTTAAGTATGCTTTAAGCTCGGACAAACCGACTcattataattatcaataaaaatatttttatattttatagttattttattattttatagttaaacgTGACAGAAATATTTAATCCACGAACTGCTAACTTAGGTGCAATATTAGAAAAACCAGAACAGCTTTTTGTGTCGTCAGCTATTCAGAAAGCTACAATAACTGTGAATGAAAGAGGAACAAAAGCAGCTGCAGCTAATGGTATTCCTTTTTggtttaaactttaatttattttagtcaaaTCAATTCTTTTAACCTCGATGTActactaaattttattaaaattaatgattatatattttgtctgaagttaattttgtgaaaaaatatgattttgctttattaataaataaacttcctaatcctcatcatcattacagcctattgcagtccactgctggacataggcctccacaagttcgcgccaaaaatgcgcgaacttatgtgttttgcccatagtcaccacgctgggcagtcgggttggtgaccgcagggctggctttctcgcaccgaagacgctgctgcccgtcttcggcctgtgtgtttgaaagtcagcagttggatggttatcccggcatcggtcggcttcttaagttccaaggtggtagtggaaccttgttatctcttagtcgcctcttacgacacccccgaagagagggggtggctttattctttggtgccgtagccacacagcacacttcCTAATATTCTCACTAAAAGGACTCACGtaagcaatattttaatttcagctgTTATAGTTGGTGTAACTTCGGCTCAACAGCCAGTAGAAATAACGAAATTTGTAGCGGATCATACATTTGTGTACTTTATTCTATACAAAGAAACACCAATTTTCTGTGGAATATACAGAGGCCCGCAAtaaattccaattttttttctattatattttatatatatatattgtttaagtttattatatatatatatatatatatatatatatatatatatatatatatatatatatatatatatatatatatatattattttatttttatttcagttataaACATCCGTGCCCTAACAGCTCCATTGCCAACGGAAGTAATTAAGTTCAATGCAAACCACCcgtttggttatttcatattGTATCATGATACTCCTATCTTTTGTGGAATATATAGAGGataattttattacgatttggGGTCGTATAATAGGAAcaacaaaattgtaacaaaataaatataaatattatttaggaaaccaagattatttttatttagtatagtTCGTTAAGTCATGTTTGTAAAAACTTAGATTTTGTATTCAAACTAATTGTACagagtatatacatacatactctgtccattcaatttatttcaatatatatatatttttatgttctttGTCTACTAAGCGTTTCATATACATTGTGTATTAACGtgtattaatatgaataaaccAGTGTAAAAACAGCACTCGTGGAGTAAAGTTATTTCGCACCTTAACTCCTCCTATATTATTGTATGTGTACAAACAGTTCCgtacaataattttttggtccttcgagaaaTTGATAATTTCagtaaagtttaattttgtGTGATAACAGTCACATCTGTGCAAACAGCACATTTTTATTGAACTTTAAACACATCACGTGGTAAACAGTCACTCCCTTGCGACACGTGGCTCGGTGTTCAGTGAACAGAATATTAACCTGGACCTTTTTTAGTGCTAGTAAAGTGAGACATTTAAACTGTGATCAAGAGTACTTTTGGTGTGACCCCTTCGCACGCCCAGAGGACATCAGGGACGTGACCGTAAGGCGCTACCTAACAACAACTCAAGTAAGatctttccttttttttctgatAACATGGATACGCTACTCCAGCGTCAGGCTGAAATTCTCGACGCCGTTAAGCAAATAGAGCGTAATTTCAAGAAAGATCCTAGTAGCCGCAAAACGCGTCAATATTTAGACGCCAAGCTCGATTCCATCGACAAACTGTGTTCGGAATTTAATTCCAATGACAACAAGCTAGAGGCTTTTAGGGACGACTCGCCATACTTCGCGGAGGAACAGTACGACCGAGCGAAAGAATATTACGCCAAGGTTCGCTTTATGATAGCGTCACATCAGGCCGTTCCATCTCTGCAGCACAAGCCGGTCATATGTAGCCAGGACGCCGAACTGAAGGCCATACCATCAGTCAGCACTGGGGGCGACGCAACCGGTCGCGCCGGGACGCCCAGCCCGCTGCGCGCGCCGGCGCCGCGCGACGCTCACCAACAGTTCGCTCCCGCACCcgtgttgcagtcagaacttgAAGAATTATTGTCACAACAACGAACAAATTTTAGAGCCTTGTCGAGACAAATACAAGctgtaaatttaaatactattatagaTAAGTGGGAGCTGGAAGAGGAGCTTCGTAATCTGCAGACGCGTTGGGATACCGTCGATAAATTGCACCTTAAAATCGATCATATAAGTCAGGGTTCCAACACGCAATATGAAAATGAATttagttataatgaaacaatatacaaaaatatgagAAGgtcaatttatcaaaaattgtcAGCCACTTCCCATCTTCAACAATCCACCCCTAAAATAGATATTCCGGTTTTTACAGGCAAATATATTCAGTGGCCTactttctttgatttatttaacgAAACAATTcacaacaataactttttaactaaGTGTCAAAAAATGCAACATTTAAAGGGCAAGTTGAAGGGGGAAGCGGAGAGGCTAATACAGCATCTTAATATTTCTGCTGATAATTATGATACTGCGTGGGATCTGTTAACCCGTAGGTACAATAACACCCAActgttatttacaaaaaatttagaGACCTTTTTGAATCAACCTACAGTTCAAAAGCAAACAGCTTACGAAATTAAGCGTCTCTATGACACTAGCATGGAATGCATTCATGCTATACAAAATTTAGGGGTCAACATTTCTTCATGGGATCCGATATTAGttcatttaatatgtaaaaaattagaTCCTGTTTCCTATAATGATTATAAAGAAGCCCGTAAGTCACCACGTGACTTGCCTTTGCTTAGCGAGCTTATGAACTTTTTAGAGGGAAAATTTACAGCCCTCGAAGAGATTAGCAAAAAAGATTTAACTTATGTTTATAAatctaatttgaataaaaatcaatCATCTGCAAATGAATCGAGTAATATTAATCAATTTCGTTCATCAAATCGCAATGGAAAATTCCAGACCAATACAACACGTATTTGGAATTGTCCATTTTGTAAGCAAAaacataatttgtttaaatgtaataaatttgcGCAATTAGGACCGGATGCGAAACTGAAAACGGTAAAGAAATTGGATATCTGCGCAAATTGTTTGTTCAGTCATGATGGCAACGCATGCAATTCtaataaattgtgtaaaatatgtTACGGTAAACATAATTCCATTTTACACGATTCATTTGCGTCATATTCCGCGCCCCTCTCTCTTACCGCTGCCGCTAGTAACTTGATGCATGCGTCCCCGAGTGCCCCCGCGCCGAACAAATTGCTGACACCCGTTGCAGACGGACATCATAACGTTAACTATGTTTCCAAGGACGACGAAGAAATTCTTCTTACGACATTATTAGTAAAAGTTAAGGCAGCGGATGGTTCATACATTACCCTGAGGGCTCTACTCGACCAGGGCTCTCAAATCTCGCTTATCTCTGAAAATGCTGCGCAGTGGCTAGGCCTACCGAGATCTCGTTACAATGCATCTATTTCTGGTATAGGTTATGGTTCAAAACAAAGTAAAGGAGTACTTAATCTCTCTTGTCAGTCTATATACGACGATTATGTTTTTGAAACACAAGCCTTAGTCATAAATCATGTCATAAATAACTTACCCAACGTCTCCTTTGCTAAGCAAACCTGGGAACATCTCCAGCATATACAGTTGGCTGACCCGCATTACAACATATCAAAACCCatagatttattattagatGCTAGTGTTTATTCCGATATAATAATGAGTGGGTTAGTTAAGGGCCCCGGCAAAGCACCCATTGCCCAACAAACAAGATTGGGTTGGATATTATCAGGAAATGTGAAAACATTCAATTGTAGtgtagttattaataatttatcagaGATATCGAATTATTGGGAATTTGAGGAAATAAACGAGTGTGTCGCTGACATGAAGGAAAGTGAAAAATATTGCGAACAGCTTTATAAAAATACCACTAAACGCTTAGAGAGCGGTAGGTACGAAGTAGCGCTTCCTATGAAGCCAAATTTTGAACAAAACTTAGGTAAATCAAAAAACAAGGCCATCGCACAATTCATTAATTTAGAAAAGAAATTAGCTAGTAATGAGCAATTTTCTCAAagttataaacaatttatgAATGAGTATTTGAGCCTCGGTCATATGAAACCTGTCGATAACAGTCAACAAGGACTGTCATGTTACCTTCCCCACCACGGAGTTATAAAAGCTGACTCAACTACCACTAAATTACGAACAGTTTTTAACGCTTCATCAAAAACGTCATCAGGTAACAGCCTAAACGACTTAATGGAGCGGGGACCAAATTTACAAAAGGATCTGCATAGCCTTATTTTAATTTGGCGTCAACATAAATACGTAATTACTGCGGATATCGAAAAGATGTTTCGTCAGATTCTTGTAAATGAGTCAGCTCAGCATCTACAGCGTGTTGTGTGGAGGGAATCCCGAGGAGACCCATTGAGAGAGTATCAGCTTACTACTATCACGTACGGTACAAAGGCCGCCCCATACCTCGCTATGCGCACATTAAGGCAGCTCGCAGACGATGATGCGCAAATATATCCCATAGCCGCTGCCGCCTTAAAGAATTCGTTTTATATGGACGATCTTCTAGAAGGGTGTAGCAGTCTCGAAAAGGCTAAGGAACTTCAACAACAGCTGATCAATATATTGATGAGAGCCGGCATGAAAATACGTAAGTGGAGTAGTAACGACCCTGCTCTTATTCAAAATTTATCACCGGAGGACGTAGACTCCTCCTTAGACTTCCGATGTGCGGAGTCCAGAAAAACACTGGGGTTACGATGGAATCCAAAATATGATACattctcatttaaaaatatattttacgacaTTAATGATGATACACATATTACGAAGCGACAGTTACTATCACatatttcaaaagtttttgaCCCCGTAGGGTGGCTCGCTCCACTGACCATCAGGGctaaacttttatttcagaagaCCTGGTCCGATGATTGCATGACCTGGGATCAAAGGTTACCGCATCACTTAGTAGAGGAGTGGCAACAACTAAAGCAAGATCtccaaaatattgaaatttttgaaataccGAGATATTTTGGAGAAAGTGATAAAATTAACCTATATGCTTTCTGTGACAGCTCAGAAAAAGCGTATGCTTGTGCAATTTTTGTAAGCACTAGAAATGCTAAGGATGAGTACACAACAATGTTACTCACCGCAAAAACAAAGTTAGCaccgataaaaaataaattaacactaCCGAAACTCGAACTTTGTAGCGCTTTATTACTATCACGCCTTATAACAAAGGTTAGGCAAGCgctaaataataagataaataaactaCATGCTTTTACAGACAGTATGATTGTTCTTGGCTGGATCTACGGAGATACCAACCGGTGGAAGCAATTCGTAGCTACAAGGATCAAACGGATCACTGACGTTATTCCATCCGCATGTTGGCATCATGTAGAATCCAAACAAAATTCAGCAGATTGTGCGACGAGAGGGATGACCGCAGCACAACTAAAAGGTCATTCCCTGTGGTGGGAGGGCCCAGAATGGCTTCGAGAGTacgattctaaaaaaataaaaagcgaaTACTACTCTTCCCCCGATATTGAAGTTAAAGAAAATCTAACCAAATTCAGTGTGTACGCAGCCTTAAACGAGAACAAtgcatttatatttcaattaataaacgaATGCAGTTCGCTGAGGCGCGCGGTTGTTAACCTGGGATGGCTATCACGTTACATAGTGTcattaagaaataaacaaagCGTACCGCGACTTAGCTATCTAACTTCCTCAGAAATGCAACGTTCGTATGACGTAATTATAAGGACGatacaaaaatatgaatttgaaGAGGATTATCaacgtttaattaataataaaaacattagccGAAACAGTAAATTATCAAGCCTATGTCCCTATATAGACAAAAACGATAAACTTATGCGAGTTCGAGGAAGGCTAAATAACTCACTTTTAAGTTCATCAGCAAAACATCCAATCATACTTCCGAGTCACAGTCGTCTAACAAATCTGATTATATCTGAAGCACACACATTGACGCTTCACGGTGGTCCTCGACTAACACTTTCTTTTATCAGGGAGAAATATTGGATCATAAGTGGACTACGCACCGTTAAAAGGGAGTTGCGAAAATGCGTCAAATGCAGGCGCTTTAGTGAACAGAAGTCACAACAATTGATGGCTGATCTTCCACAACCCAGGGTTACCCCATCACGTCCCTTCACACATACAGGTGTAGACTTTACGGGTCattttgacataaaaataaacaaaggacGCGGGGTTAAAACCTCAAAGGGCTACGTAGCAGTTTTCGTATGTTTCTCTACCAAGGCAGTTCATTTAGAACTGGTATCAGATCTCAGTACTCCGGGATTTTTAGCTGCGTTTAGAAGGTTCTGTGCTCGACGCGGGTGCCCTCGCCGAGTTTACAGCGATAACGGAACTAACTTTGTGGGCGCTAACAGGCTGCTCAAAAGAGAGTACGAGCagattataaaaactataaaccAGGATTTCTTTcgtaacatatataattacaacATTGAGTGGGTATTTAACGCACCAGGTAATCCAGAAGCCGGAGGTTTGTGGGAAGGAGCCGTTAAACGCATGAAGTATCACCTGAAAAGAGTGGTTGGGGAACAAAAACTCACCTACGAGGAGTTCATCACCGTCCTACATCAGATAGAAGCTTGTCTTAACTCTCGGCCGCTGGTTGGTTTAACAGAAAACCCAGAAGATGTATATCTGACCCCTGGGCATTTCTTGGTCGGAGGCTCTTTACT
Proteins encoded:
- the LOC123654739 gene encoding uncharacterized protein LOC123654739, giving the protein MDTLLQRQAEILDAVKQIERNFKKDPSSRKTRQYLDAKLDSIDKLCSEFNSNDNKLEAFRDDSPYFAEEQYDRAKEYYAKVRFMIASHQAVPSLQHKPVICSQDAELKAIPSVSTGGDATGRAGTPSPLRAPAPRDAHQQFAPAPVLQSELEELLSQQRTNFRALSRQIQAVNLNTIIDKWELEEELRNLQTRWDTVDKLHLKIDHISQGSNTQYENEFSYNETIYKNMRRSIYQKLSATSHLQQSTPKIDIPVFTGKYIQWPTFFDLFNETIHNNNFLTKCQKMQHLKGKLKGEAERLIQHLNISADNYDTAWDLLTRRYNNTQLLFTKNLETFLNQPTVQKQTAYEIKRLYDTSMECIHAIQNLGVNISSWDPILVHLICKKLDPVSYNDYKEARKSPRDLPLLSELMNFLEGKFTALEEISKKDLTYVYKSNLNKNQSSANESSNINQFRSSNRNGKFQTNTTRIWNCPFCKQKHNLFKCNKFAQLGPDAKLKTVKKLDICANCLFSHDGNACNSNKLCKICYGKHNSILHDSFASYSAPLSLTAAASNLMHASPSAPAPNKLLTPVADGHHNVNYVSKDDEEILLTTLLVKVKAADGSYITLRALLDQGSQISLISENAAQWLGLPRSRYNASISGIGYGSKQSKGVLNLSCQSIYDDYVFETQALVINHVINNLPNVSFAKQTWEHLQHIQLADPHYNISKPIDLLLDASVYSDIIMSGLVKGPGKAPIAQQTRLGWILSGNVKTFNCSVVINNLSEISNYWEFEEINECVADMKESEKYCEQLYKNTTKRLESGRYEVALPMKPNFEQNLGKSKNKAIAQFINLEKKLASNEQFSQSYKQFMNEYLSLGHMKPVDNSQQGLSCYLPHHGVIKADSTTTKLRTVFNASSKTSSGNSLNDLMERGPNLQKDLHSLILIWRQHKYVITADIEKMFRQILVNESAQHLQRVVWRESRGDPLREYQLTTITYGTKAAPYLAMRTLRQLADDDAQIYPIAAAALKNSFYMDDLLEGCSSLEKAKELQQQLINILMRAGMKIRKWSSNDPALIQNLSPEDVDSSLDFRCAESRKTLGLRWNPKYDTFSFKNIFYDINDDTHITKRQLLSHISKVFDPVGWLAPLTIRAKLLFQKTWSDDCMTWDQRLPHHLVEEWQQLKQDLQNIEIFEIPRYFGESDKINLYAFCDSSEKAYACAIFVSTRNAKDEYTTMLLTAKTKLAPIKNKLTLPKLELCSALLLSRLITKVRQALNNKINKLHAFTDSMIVLGWIYGDTNRWKQFVATRIKRITDVIPSACWHHVESKQNSADCATRGMTAAQLKGHSLWWEGPEWLREYDSKKIKSEYYSSPDIEVKENLTKFSVYAALNENNAFIFQLINECSSLRRAVVNLGWLSRYIVSLRNKQSVPRLSYLTSSEMQRSYDVIIRTIQKYEFEEDYQRLINNKNISRNSKLSSLCPYIDKNDKLMRVRGRLNNSLLSSSAKHPIILPSHSRLTNLIISEAHTLTLHGGPRLTLSFIREKYWIISGLRTVKRELRKCVKCRRFSEQKSQQLMADLPQPRVTPSRPFTHTGVDFTGHFDIKINKGRGVKTSKGYVAVFVCFSTKAVHLELVSDLSTPGFLAAFRRFCARRGCPRRVYSDNGTNFVGANRLLKREYEQIIKTINQDFFRNIYNYNIEWVFNAPGNPEAGGLWEGAVKRMKYHLKRVVGEQKLTYEEFITVLHQIEACLNSRPLVGLTENPEDVYLTPGHFLVGGSLLSRPQTDPEHISLTTRWKMIQSMNKQFWRRWSAEYLQELQSRSKWRKTTKNLELDDIVVIKEENLPPGKWALGRIVETHPGKDGYVRVVSVKTKNGVIKRPIIKLVPLPVKEETKAMTLSPDD